The genomic stretch CTGCGCCCGTACTTCTTCATGCGCTGCAAGAAGAAGGATGCCATGAAGCACCCGATGGACTTCGCCGACATCGTGGCCACGGGCGCGACGCCGCTGCCGCCCGAGTACAGCGCCTGCAAAGACATCGGCTCGCTCTAGCCCAGTGACGCGCGAGCGGCGCCGGGGGCGGGGGGCCGTCCTCGACCACGACGACAACTGCTACGGGTCTCGGACGCCCCCCCGCCCCCGGCGCCGCCGCCCCCCACGGCCCAGAGCGCGGGCCTCCACATCGTGAATCCGAGCCTGCTGTTCAGCCAGATTCTGAATGGCATCGTGACGGGGATGCTCTACGCGCTCATGGGGATCGGGCTGTCGATCATCACGGGCATCCTCAACATCCCGAACTTCGCCCACGGGGCCCTGTTCGCGCTCGGCGCCTACCTGATCTACACGGTCATCCAGGCGCTCGGAAACTTTTGGCTCGCCCTGGCCGTCGCCCCGCTGGGCGTCGCGCTGCTGGGCCTGCTCATCGAGTACGCGGGCATCCGCCCGCTGTACCGGGCCGGGCACGACTACCAGCTCCTGCTCACCTTCGGCCTGTCGCTGATCATCACCGAGGGCATCATCGTCGTGTGGGGCCCGATCGGGATGAGCCAGCTCCCGCCGGCCATCCTGCGCGGCGGCGTCGACCTCGGGATCACCATCTACCCCAAGTACCGCCTCTTCGTCATGGCCATGGCCGGGCTGCTGGTGCTGGGCGCCTGGCTGTTCCTCGAGAAGACGCGTTATGGGGCCATCATGCGGGCCGGCATCGAGGACAAGGAGATGGTGTCCCTGCTCGGCATCGACATTCACCGGCTCTTCACCGCCGCCTTCGGCCTGGGCGCGTACCTGGCGGGAATCTCCGGCGCCCTCACGGCGCCCATCCGCGGGCTCAATCCCCTGATGGGCGTCGACATGCTGGGGATCGCGTTCGTGGTGGTGGCGCTGGGCGGGCTCGGCAACCTGCCGGGCGCCATCGTGGCCGGACTGATGATCGGGGTGGCCCAGAGCCTGGTCGCCCTCGTCTGGCCCGAGGCATCGGTGGCCGTGATCTTCGCCGTCATGGCGGCGGTGCTGCTGGTGCGCCCCCAGGGGTTGTTCGGGATCCGATGAGCCGCGCCTGGATCGCGATCCTGGCCGCGGTCGTGCTGCTGCCCGTGCTGGTGCGGCACGCGATTGCGACGGAGATCTGGATCTTCGCGATCTTCGGGCTGGGCCTGAATTTATTGTTGGGCTACACGGGCCTGCTCTCCTTCGGGCAGGCGACGTTCTTCGGCTCCGCGGCCTATGTCGGCGGCTACCTCCTCAAGCACGCGGGCGTCAACGTCCTGCTCGTGCTGGCCCTGGGCGTCGTCGTGGGCGCCCTCACCGCCGCCGTGGTCGGCTACCTCTGCGTGCAGCGGTCCGGGCTCTACTTCATCATGCTGACGTTCGCCCTGAATCAGATGTTCTACTTCACCGCTTATCAGTGGACCTCGGTGACCGGTGGCGAGGACGGCATGCCCGGCATCCCGCGCCCGGCGCTGGTGGGTCTGCCGCTGAGCGAGCCGCTGGCCTATTACGTCTTCGTGGCCGCCTGCTTCGTGATCGCGTTGGGGGTCATGAAGCGCATCGTGGAATCGCCGCTGGGGAAGATCCTCCAGGCCATCCGGGAGAACGAGGTGCGGGCCGAAGCCATCGGTTACGATGCGCGGCGCTTCAAGCTCCTGGCCTTCGTGATCGGCGGGGCCTTCTCGGGGCTGGCCGGCGTCCTCTACGCCATGCTCTTCGGCATCGTGCCTCTGGAGGCCATCGGCTTCGTCTTCTCCGGCAACGTGGTGTTCGGGACCCTGATCGGCGGCGCCGGCTCGCTCTACGGCCCCGTCCTCGGCGCCTTCGTCTTCATCTGGCTCTCGGAGTCCGTGAGCGTGATCTGGCAGCGCTGGCCGCTGCTCCTGGGCGTGGCCTTCGTCATCGTGGTCCTCTTCTTCCGGGGCGGCCTGGTGGAGGCCTGGGACCGGCTGGCGACATGGTGGAAGGCGCGGCGTCCGCGCCGCGTCGCCCGGGCCTGATGGCCTTGCTCAGGACCGAGAACCTCACCAAGGCCTTCGGGGCCCTGACGGCGGTGAACCGCGTGACGCTGGCCGTCGAGGAGGGGACGCTCCACTCGATCATCGGACCCAACGGCGCCGGCAAGACCACCCTGTTCAATCTGCTGACGGGTCAGGCGCCGCCCTCCGCGGGCCGCATCCTCTTCGACGGCCGCGACATCACCGGCACCCCGCCCCAGCGCATCGCCCACCTGGGGATCGCCCGCTCCTTTCAGCGCACGAACGTCTTTCCGGCCCTCTCCGTTCAGGACAACGTCTGGGTGGCGGTCTTCGCGCGCAGCCCCCGGAGCGGGCTCGGCTGGCGGCCGGCCGACCGGTACCCGGATCTCACCGCGCGGGCGCGGGCGGCGCTGGGGGAAGTCGGTTTGCAAGACAGGGCCGGCCAGGTTGCGCGCGAGCTTTCGCACGGCGAGCAGCGCCAGCTCGAGCTGGCCATCGCGCTGGCCGCCGCGCCCCGCCTGCTCCTGCTCGACGAGCCCGCCGCCGGCCTGTCGCCCGACGAGACGCGAAAGATGGTGGCGCTGGTGCGCGGCCTCAAGGGGCGGTATACGATCGTGCTGATCGAGCACAAGATGGACATCATCATGACGATCTCGGACCGCGTCTCCGTCATGCACTTCGGAAGCCTCATCGCCGAGGGAACGCCGGCGGAGATCCAGCGCAACACCGAGGTGCGGCGGGCCTACCTGGGGGGGATCGCCGCGCCGTGATCCTCGAGATGCGCGCCATCGACACCTACTACGGCCTCGCCCACATCCTGCACGGATTGTCGCTGCGCGTGGAGGACGGAGAGGTCGTCGCGTTGCTCGGCCGCAACGGCGCCGGTAAGACGACGACGCTGCGCTCGATCGTGGGGCTCGCCCCGCCCCGCGCCGGCCACATCCTCTACCGCGGCGGCGACATCGCCGGACGGCCGCCGCACCAGATCGTCCGCCTGGGCATCGCGCTGGTGCCGGAGACCCGCGGAATCTTTTCGTACCTCACCGCGCGCGAAAACCTCGAGATCGCGCGCCGTCCCGGCTCGCGGTGGCAGATGAGCGGGGTCCTCCAGTGGTTCCCGACCCTCCGCGACGTCCTGGACCGCAAGGGGCGCTTCCTCTCCGGCGGCGAGCAGCAGATGCTGGCCATCGCCCGGGCGATGCTGACCGGTCCCCAGCTCCTGCTCCTGGACGAGCCCTCGCAGGGGCTGGCGCCGCTGATAGTGGAAACCGTGATCGGCGCGATCCGGGAGCTCAAGCGGGAGCGGGTCAGCATGCTCCTGGTCGAGCAGAACGCCGAGATGGCGCTTCAGCTGGCCGACCGCGTGTACGTGATCGATCACGGAACCATCGTCTTCGAAGGGACGCCGCCCGCGCTTCGCGCGAACACGCAAGCGACGGCGGCCTACCTGGGGGTAGGGGCCTGAGGGTCCCCACGCCCAACCGACTCGGGAGGACGCCGCATGACGCTCCAGGAAAGGCTCGACGCCATCAAGGCGCAGTCGAAAACGCGGATTCCACCGGAGGCCCAGGCCATCATGCACCGCGGCATCGAGGACGTGCGCCGGTCGGGGATCCTGGCGCGCGTGCCGAAGATCGGCGACCGGGCGCCCGGCTTCACGCTGCCCGATGCCCAGGGCCAGCCGGTGAGCCTGAGCGGCCTGCTGCCCAGGGGCCCCGTGGTGCTGAGCTTCTATCGCGGCCGGTGGTGACCGTACTGCGCCGCAGAGCTGGAAGCTCTGCAGCAGGCGCTGCCCGAGATCGCCGCCGCCGGCGCCAGCCTCGCCGTCGTCTCGCCGCAGGTGCAGCGGACCGGCCGGGAGCCCGAGGATCAACGGCCGCTGCCCTTCACGATGCTGCGTGACCAGGGCAACAAGGTCGCCGCTCAGTACGGCCTGGTCTTCAAGCTCCCCGACGACCTCAAGCAGATCTACGTGAAGTTCGGGATCGATCTCGCCAGGGCCAACGGCGACGACTCCTGGACGCTTCCGATGCCGGCCCGCTTCGTCGTCGACCGCGCGGGGATCATCCGGGCGGCCGACGCCGACCCGGACTACACGCGCCGGCCGGAGCCGGCGCGCACGCTGGAGGTGCTCAGAGCGCTGAGGGGCTGACGTACTGGTCGCGCAGCAGCCAGGCGCCGACCTTGATGAGCGCCGTGCCCAGCGCCACCCGCAGCGGACGGTGGGGCGGGCGGGCCAGACGCCGGAGACGATCGCGGTGCGCCTCGGCGTACAGATCGGCAAGACGGTCCTTGATCAGGTGCTCGGCGTAGTACTCGTTGAGGTCCATCGCGACTCCTCTACCTGGTGAGACCCCGCGGAGTCGCTCGCGTGAAAGGTCGCGCGTGTGGGTGATGGCGACGCCGGCGACGACGAGGGCCGCGAACGCCGAGCCAAACAGCAGCGCGAGCAGCCCGAACGCCACCCACGGCCTAAGCCGCGCGTGCGCCGAGGGAATGACCTGGCTCCGATCGAGGGATGAGGACGATCTCGACGCGCCGGCCGGCGATCCCGCCGCAGCGGTGCAGGGCGCCGTGGGCGAGGGTGAGCACCCGGCCCACGACCGCCGGGCGCTCGAGGGGTACCGCGATGACCAGCTGACACGAGCCCCAGAGGGGCTTTCTCACTGTCGGCGCGACGACGGCGCCGAGCTCCCGGTGGATCGCGTCGGTCACGGCCACCTGGCACGCGAGGCGGGCGTCGCGGGCGCGCTCCCGGCGCGTGGTGAGGAGCAGCAGGACGACGACGGAAGCGAGGGGAACGACCGTGGTGGCGATCACTCCGAGTAGCGTCGGCATGGTGAGTCCCTCCATCCGGTACGACACCGGAGAGGGGAGGGCGTGAAATCGAAGCGGGGCTACCGCGCGAGCGGGTGGAGATCCGGCCGGCAGGTCGTGCAGGGCTCGAGCCCGGCCGCTTCGGCCCGCTCGCGCGAGCCGAAGAAGAGGAGCCGATGCGGATGCTCCAGGGTGCTGAGCGAGGGGCAGGTGGGCAAGCAGTAGGACTCGTCGCCGGGGCACCGCACGTACATCGTGTCGCGCGGGATCTTCGGGTCGTGGTCGGCCTTCACGATGCGGAGGCCCTCGACGGTGAGCAGCCGCTCCTTGACGACGGTCTTGTTGCCGGCATAGCCGGTGAGCGAGCCGGAGGTGCCGATGACGCGGTGGCAGGGAACGACGATCGGCAGCGGATTCCAGCGCAGCGCCTGGGCGACGGCGCGCGTGGCCGCCGGCTTGCCGCATTCGCACGCGATGCCCGCGTACGACATCACGGCCCCGTAGGGGATGCCGGCCGTGATCTGGAGCACCGTGCGGTGGAAGTCGCTGCGGGCCAATCGTAGATCCAGGGGCCAGTCCAGCCGCGTGCGCTTGCCCTCCAGGTACTCGAGTAACTCGCGGGAGAGCGCCTCCAGCTCGGCGCCGTCCTCGATGGCCTCCACCCCGGCCAGGCGGGCCAGACGGGACTGGCCCAGGCTCCGGCCGCGCCCC from Candidatus Methylomirabilota bacterium encodes the following:
- a CDS encoding branched-chain amino acid ABC transporter permease, yielding MNPSLLFSQILNGIVTGMLYALMGIGLSIITGILNIPNFAHGALFALGAYLIYTVIQALGNFWLALAVAPLGVALLGLLIEYAGIRPLYRAGHDYQLLLTFGLSLIITEGIIVVWGPIGMSQLPPAILRGGVDLGITIYPKYRLFVMAMAGLLVLGAWLFLEKTRYGAIMRAGIEDKEMVSLLGIDIHRLFTAAFGLGAYLAGISGALTAPIRGLNPLMGVDMLGIAFVVVALGGLGNLPGAIVAGLMIGVAQSLVALVWPEASVAVIFAVMAAVLLVRPQGLFGIR
- a CDS encoding branched-chain amino acid ABC transporter permease gives rise to the protein MSRAWIAILAAVVLLPVLVRHAIATEIWIFAIFGLGLNLLLGYTGLLSFGQATFFGSAAYVGGYLLKHAGVNVLLVLALGVVVGALTAAVVGYLCVQRSGLYFIMLTFALNQMFYFTAYQWTSVTGGEDGMPGIPRPALVGLPLSEPLAYYVFVAACFVIALGVMKRIVESPLGKILQAIRENEVRAEAIGYDARRFKLLAFVIGGAFSGLAGVLYAMLFGIVPLEAIGFVFSGNVVFGTLIGGAGSLYGPVLGAFVFIWLSESVSVIWQRWPLLLGVAFVIVVLFFRGGLVEAWDRLATWWKARRPRRVARA
- a CDS encoding ABC transporter ATP-binding protein; this encodes MALLRTENLTKAFGALTAVNRVTLAVEEGTLHSIIGPNGAGKTTLFNLLTGQAPPSAGRILFDGRDITGTPPQRIAHLGIARSFQRTNVFPALSVQDNVWVAVFARSPRSGLGWRPADRYPDLTARARAALGEVGLQDRAGQVARELSHGEQRQLELAIALAAAPRLLLLDEPAAGLSPDETRKMVALVRGLKGRYTIVLIEHKMDIIMTISDRVSVMHFGSLIAEGTPAEIQRNTEVRRAYLGGIAAP
- a CDS encoding ABC transporter ATP-binding protein, whose amino-acid sequence is MILEMRAIDTYYGLAHILHGLSLRVEDGEVVALLGRNGAGKTTTLRSIVGLAPPRAGHILYRGGDIAGRPPHQIVRLGIALVPETRGIFSYLTARENLEIARRPGSRWQMSGVLQWFPTLRDVLDRKGRFLSGGEQQMLAIARAMLTGPQLLLLDEPSQGLAPLIVETVIGAIRELKRERVSMLLVEQNAEMALQLADRVYVIDHGTIVFEGTPPALRANTQATAAYLGVGA
- a CDS encoding peroxiredoxin-like family protein, translating into MHRGIEDVRRSGILARVPKIGDRAPGFTLPDAQGQPVSLSGLLPRGPVVLSFYRGRWUPYCAAELEALQQALPEIAAAGASLAVVSPQVQRTGREPEDQRPLPFTMLRDQGNKVAAQYGLVFKLPDDLKQIYVKFGIDLARANGDDSWTLPMPARFVVDRAGIIRAADADPDYTRRPEPARTLEVLRALRG
- a CDS encoding methylated-DNA--[protein]-cysteine S-methyltransferase, producing MMRQPKTCAAIEPDIIAAATGEADPATNRRVQEHVGVCAPCGGELERYRTIDRAVGAWRQTPTPVASLARMRHRLDSRLSDLKRRTFTYRVFPSPLGNILIAVSEQGVSLIEYLGRGRSLGQSRLARLAGVEAIEDGAELEALSRELLEYLEGKRTRLDWPLDLRLARSDFHRTVLQITAGIPYGAVMSYAGIACECGKPAATRAVAQALRWNPLPIVVPCHRVIGTSGSLTGYAGNKTVVKERLLTVEGLRIVKADHDPKIPRDTMYVRCPGDESYCLPTCPSLSTLEHPHRLLFFGSRERAEAAGLEPCTTCRPDLHPLAR